One Deinococcus sp. LM3 genomic region harbors:
- a CDS encoding GNAT family N-acetyltransferase, with the protein MVTAESLNAVPAELRTDRLLLRRPDPADARALVDAVNSSLPELQRWMHWAQHPMTEDASRENLRSAAERFDTRENLRYHVWDASGTRLIGSSGYHALNWLIPRGEIGYWIATPHTGRGYAREVAQALTDLALNTLRLRRLEIRCDPQNERSARIPAALGYTLDAHLVNDDVDPRDHTRLRDTLIFSKVQ; encoded by the coding sequence ATGGTCACCGCCGAATCCCTGAACGCCGTTCCTGCCGAACTGCGCACCGACCGCCTGCTGCTGCGCCGCCCCGACCCGGCCGACGCGCGCGCGCTGGTGGACGCCGTGAACTCCTCGCTGCCCGAATTGCAACGCTGGATGCACTGGGCGCAGCATCCCATGACCGAGGACGCCTCGCGCGAGAACCTGCGCTCCGCCGCCGAGCGGTTCGACACGCGCGAGAACCTGCGCTACCACGTCTGGGACGCCAGCGGCACCCGGCTGATCGGCAGCAGTGGTTACCACGCCCTGAACTGGCTGATTCCGCGCGGCGAGATCGGGTACTGGATCGCCACGCCGCACACCGGGCGCGGCTACGCCCGCGAGGTCGCGCAGGCGCTGACGGACCTCGCCCTGAACACCCTGCGCCTGCGCCGCCTGGAGATCCGCTGCGACCCGCAGAACGAACGCAGCGCCCGCATCCCCGCCGCGCTGGGGTACACCCTCGACGCCCACCTCGTGAACGACGACGTGGACCCCCGCGATCACACGCGACTGCGCGACACGCTGATCTTCTCGAAGGTGCAGTGA
- a CDS encoding GNAT family N-acetyltransferase — MNVTPLALHHAPLLHTLYQSAPGYFDLISTRVPSASEVLRDVEIALLDPRRSLELVYDDQGELIGSLDCKRDYPETGDLTINLLLIREDRQSQGLGEQVVRHLETHAPPGTTRILASVLGDNPRGARFWERLGYSFTLDARPVMSWYAKPLSRAPLTGPGAPLTVASD; from the coding sequence TTGAACGTAACGCCGCTGGCGCTGCATCACGCGCCGCTGCTTCACACGCTGTACCAGTCCGCTCCGGGTTACTTCGACCTGATCAGCACGCGCGTCCCCTCGGCCAGCGAGGTTCTGCGTGACGTGGAAATCGCGCTGCTCGACCCACGCCGCTCGCTGGAACTCGTGTACGACGACCAGGGCGAACTGATCGGCAGTCTGGACTGCAAACGCGACTACCCGGAAACGGGCGACCTGACCATCAACCTGCTGCTGATCCGTGAGGACCGGCAGTCGCAGGGCCTGGGCGAACAGGTGGTCCGGCACCTCGAGACGCACGCGCCGCCCGGCACGACCCGCATCCTGGCGAGCGTGCTGGGTGACAACCCGCGCGGCGCGCGCTTCTGGGAGCGGTTGGGGTACTCGTTCACGCTGGACGCCCGGCCCGTCATGAGCTGGTATGCCAAGCCTCTGAGCCGCGCCCCGCTGACCGGCCCCGGCGCGCCCCTGACCGTCGCCAGCGACTGA
- a CDS encoding tRNA-dihydrouridine synthase family protein, translating into MSAPGFYASRLARPGAVLAPMAGYSDAPMRQLAAEQGALWTVSEMISARGLMGGGDTEKLNLGRPYPGEQERVVQLFGAESDVLAGAVARAEAWFQPAAIDLNMGCPVPKIRGKGGACLLQTPEVAYELVSAMRQATRLDVSAKIRLGWDHDRSVEVAQGLEAAGAALITVHGRTSAQRYTGQADWEAIARVAASVRVPVVGSGDILTPAQARERQRTGVAAVMIGRGAVGNPWIFRALASGQDDLPDAYTRARTALRHAELQTRFYDDDTGRLTLRPLRKVLPQYLPDYPQLRDALVQVVTVEDVRRVLQPLLEGDPDGAGEVATLPDPLNRYTLSHS; encoded by the coding sequence ATGAGTGCTCCCGGTTTCTACGCTTCCCGACTCGCCCGCCCCGGCGCGGTCCTGGCCCCCATGGCCGGGTACAGCGACGCGCCCATGCGCCAACTCGCGGCCGAGCAGGGCGCCCTGTGGACCGTCAGCGAGATGATCAGCGCGCGCGGCCTGATGGGCGGCGGCGACACCGAGAAACTGAACCTGGGCCGCCCGTACCCCGGCGAGCAGGAACGCGTCGTGCAGCTGTTCGGTGCCGAGAGCGACGTGCTGGCCGGAGCGGTCGCCCGCGCCGAGGCGTGGTTCCAGCCGGCCGCCATCGACCTGAACATGGGCTGCCCCGTTCCCAAGATCCGCGGGAAGGGCGGCGCGTGCCTGCTCCAGACGCCCGAGGTGGCCTACGAACTGGTCAGCGCCATGCGGCAGGCCACCCGCCTGGACGTGAGTGCCAAGATCCGCCTCGGCTGGGACCATGACCGCAGCGTGGAGGTCGCGCAGGGCCTGGAGGCCGCCGGGGCCGCGCTGATCACCGTGCACGGCCGCACCAGCGCCCAGCGGTACACCGGGCAGGCCGACTGGGAGGCCATCGCGCGCGTGGCGGCCAGCGTGCGCGTGCCGGTCGTGGGGAGCGGCGACATCCTGACCCCCGCCCAGGCCCGCGAGCGGCAGCGCACCGGCGTGGCGGCCGTGATGATCGGGCGCGGCGCGGTCGGGAACCCCTGGATCTTCCGGGCGCTCGCCAGCGGTCAGGACGACCTGCCGGACGCGTACACGCGCGCCCGCACCGCGCTGCGGCACGCCGAGCTGCAGACCCGCTTCTACGACGACGACACGGGCCGCCTGACGCTGCGCCCGCTGCGTAAGGTGCTGCCGCAGTACCTGCCGGACTACCCTCAGCTGCGCGACGCCCTGGTGCAGGTCGTGACGGTCGAGGACGTGCGGCGCGTCCTGCAACCCCTGCTGGAAGGCGACCCGGACGGCGCAGGCGAGGTGGCGACCCTGCCCGACCCCCTGAACCGGTATACTCTGAGTCATTCATGA
- the argB gene encoding acetylglutamate kinase: MIVKYGGNAMKSLELRRAVAAEIAALRAEYPVVVVHGGGPVIERELAARGVTSEFRGGLRVTTSQAMDVVEMALCQLNKQLSQDVGGAVGLMGRDSDLLRAEVLDPDLGRVGRVTDVNAGLLRTLLGAGITPVLGCVAVGPDGEALNVNADTAAGAVAGALNDGVVFLTDVDGVYRAYPDPDSRAATLTRAEVEEGIAQGWIAGGMIPKVRAALDALDRGAPFAVIASGMQAGVLAAAARGEAGTRITP, from the coding sequence GTGATCGTCAAGTACGGTGGGAATGCCATGAAAAGCCTGGAGTTGCGGCGCGCGGTCGCGGCCGAGATTGCCGCGCTGCGCGCCGAGTACCCGGTCGTGGTCGTGCACGGGGGCGGCCCGGTCATCGAGCGGGAACTCGCGGCGCGCGGCGTGACCAGCGAGTTCCGCGGCGGGCTGCGCGTGACTACGTCGCAGGCGATGGACGTGGTCGAGATGGCGCTGTGCCAGCTGAACAAGCAGCTCTCGCAGGACGTGGGGGGCGCCGTGGGCCTGATGGGCCGCGACAGTGACCTGCTGCGCGCCGAGGTGCTGGACCCCGACCTGGGCCGAGTGGGCCGCGTAACGGACGTGAACGCCGGGCTGCTGCGCACGCTGCTGGGGGCGGGAATCACGCCCGTGCTGGGCTGCGTGGCGGTCGGGCCGGACGGCGAGGCCCTGAACGTGAACGCCGACACCGCCGCCGGGGCCGTGGCGGGTGCCCTGAATGACGGCGTCGTGTTCCTGACCGACGTGGACGGCGTGTACCGCGCCTACCCCGACCCGGACAGCCGCGCCGCGACCCTGACCCGCGCCGAGGTCGAGGAGGGCATCGCGCAGGGCTGGATCGCGGGCGGCATGATTCCCAAGGTGCGGGCCGCGCTGGACGCCCTGGACCGGGGGGCGCCGTTCGCGGTGATCGCCAGTGGCATGCAGGCCGGGGTGCTGGCCGCCGCCGCGCGGGGCGAGGCCGGCACGCGCATCACGCCCTGA
- a CDS encoding S1C family serine protease has product MRASPWLPVLLILALAAYLLPDARLPFDPPAATRTAPQAPAPALPNQLPEAARELFDAARPATVRVESLNPATQNAGIGTGFFISEDGLILTAYHVVSSGRLFQVSTLSGRSYPAQVTAFDAQADVALLQVRAPAQGFPFLPLAPRAPRVGEAVLAIGNSGGDYLQPRRGTLLGLNAQAGRADFPQGTLEMNAPLAPGDSGGPILDRSGQAIGVVSYISLDGSGQTRRSYAVPVEEGSDLITALRAGEKRDVPVVGLLFDLVHSGQGGLDGAVISGVARRSPAERAGLRGSTFDEQDNLTALGDIVTSVNGQRTRDADQVIAAIRRARVGDTVTLGYTRDGEARTAQITLVPKASVPDLQE; this is encoded by the coding sequence GTGCGCGCCTCGCCCTGGCTTCCGGTTCTGCTGATCCTCGCGCTGGCCGCTTACCTGCTGCCAGACGCCCGGCTGCCGTTCGATCCGCCCGCCGCGACCCGCACGGCCCCTCAGGCGCCCGCCCCGGCCCTGCCCAACCAGCTGCCCGAGGCGGCCCGCGAGCTGTTCGACGCGGCGCGCCCGGCCACGGTGCGGGTCGAGAGCCTGAACCCCGCCACGCAGAACGCCGGGATCGGCACCGGGTTCTTCATCAGCGAGGACGGCCTGATCCTCACGGCGTACCACGTGGTCAGCAGCGGCCGCCTGTTCCAGGTGAGCACCCTGAGCGGCCGGTCGTACCCGGCGCAGGTCACGGCGTTCGACGCGCAGGCGGACGTGGCGCTGCTCCAGGTGCGCGCCCCGGCGCAGGGGTTCCCGTTCCTGCCGCTCGCGCCGCGCGCCCCGAGGGTCGGTGAGGCGGTGCTGGCCATCGGGAACAGCGGCGGCGATTACCTGCAACCCCGCCGGGGCACGCTGCTGGGCCTGAACGCGCAGGCGGGCCGCGCGGACTTCCCGCAGGGCACGCTGGAGATGAACGCGCCCCTGGCGCCCGGCGACAGCGGCGGCCCGATCCTGGACCGCAGCGGACAGGCGATCGGGGTGGTCAGTTACATCAGCCTGGACGGCAGTGGGCAGACGCGCCGCAGCTACGCCGTGCCGGTCGAGGAGGGCAGCGACCTGATCACCGCCCTGCGCGCCGGAGAGAAACGCGACGTGCCGGTCGTGGGGTTGCTGTTCGATCTGGTCCACAGCGGCCAGGGCGGCCTGGACGGCGCGGTGATCAGCGGCGTGGCCCGCCGCAGTCCCGCCGAACGCGCCGGTCTGCGCGGCAGTACCTTCGACGAACAGGACAACCTGACGGCCCTGGGGGACATCGTGACCAGCGTGAACGGCCAGCGGACCCGCGACGCCGATCAGGTCATCGCCGCCATCCGCCGCGCCCGCGTGGGGGATACGGTCACCCTCGGGTACACCCGTGACGGCGAGGCCCGCACCGCGCAGATCACCCTGGTCCCGAAGGCCAGCGTGCCCGACCTGCAGGAGTGA
- a CDS encoding Mur ligase family protein: MNAEHDDDPARLSPTRPDYDWLYSRTRAGRARGPHGAAALLAQLGDPQQSFPSVRVIGTNGKGSTCAMLEAGLLASGVTVGRFTSPHLTHFEERVRVNGADLPPARTGAFIAWAQTQAPDAAFFDLTLALACQEFARAGVEVAVMEAGVGGRSDATQALTRVAATVITNVDLDHVGVLGGTVEAIAADKAGAAQPGVPLLTTATGAALDVIAAAAQAGAPLLTPDTHPDLFALPHPPRLEGPHQQRNAALAAATLRTLGYGPGVDAALNAAHPARLERFQVNGRTVLIDGAHNPHATRALADALQGTGVHTLLFGNLARKDTAATLAPLLPLTPQRVFTAPGDLATPPQELAATHGGEAIPDMTAALSRALTLTPPGGTLLVTGSLYLAGHVRAQLLALTP, encoded by the coding sequence GTGAACGCCGAGCACGACGACGACCCCGCCCGCCTCTCCCCCACGCGCCCGGACTACGACTGGCTGTACTCCCGGACCCGCGCGGGCCGGGCGCGCGGACCGCACGGCGCGGCGGCGCTGCTGGCGCAGCTGGGCGACCCGCAGCAGTCCTTCCCGAGCGTCCGGGTGATCGGCACGAACGGCAAGGGCAGCACCTGCGCCATGCTGGAGGCGGGCCTGCTGGCCTCGGGCGTGACGGTGGGCCGCTTCACCAGTCCGCACCTGACGCACTTCGAGGAGCGGGTGCGCGTGAACGGCGCAGACCTCCCGCCCGCCCGCACCGGCGCGTTCATCGCGTGGGCGCAGACGCAAGCGCCGGACGCCGCGTTCTTCGACCTGACCCTGGCCCTGGCCTGCCAGGAATTCGCGCGGGCGGGCGTGGAGGTCGCCGTGATGGAGGCCGGCGTGGGCGGCCGCAGCGACGCCACGCAGGCCCTGACGCGCGTGGCGGCGACCGTCATCACGAACGTGGACCTCGATCACGTGGGCGTGCTGGGCGGCACCGTGGAAGCCATCGCCGCAGACAAGGCCGGGGCCGCCCAGCCCGGCGTACCCCTGCTGACCACCGCGACCGGCGCGGCGCTGGACGTGATCGCCGCCGCCGCGCAGGCCGGGGCTCCCCTGCTGACCCCGGACACCCACCCGGACCTGTTCGCGCTGCCGCACCCGCCCCGGCTGGAGGGACCGCACCAGCAGCGCAACGCCGCGCTGGCCGCCGCGACCCTCCGCACCCTCGGGTACGGGCCGGGCGTGGACGCCGCCCTGAACGCCGCGCACCCCGCCCGCCTGGAACGCTTTCAGGTGAACGGCCGCACGGTCCTGATCGACGGGGCGCACAACCCGCACGCCACCCGCGCCCTGGCCGATGCCCTGCAGGGCACGGGCGTTCACACGCTGCTGTTCGGGAATCTGGCGCGCAAGGATACCGCCGCCACCCTGGCCCCGCTGCTGCCGCTGACCCCGCAGCGGGTGTTCACCGCGCCCGGCGACCTCGCCACGCCCCCCCAGGAACTCGCCGCCACGCACGGCGGAGAGGCCATCCCCGACATGACGGCCGCCCTGAGCCGCGCTCTGACCCTCACCCCGCCCGGCGGCACGCTGCTGGTGACCGGCAGCCTGTACCTCGCCGGACACGTCCGGGCGCAGCTGCTGGCCCTCACGCCCTGA
- a CDS encoding PadR family transcriptional regulator, whose protein sequence is MNPLKSGTLDLALLAALQDQPRYGLDILRHVNERSGGLFDLREGSLYPALHRLVKAGWIESDWQPSDRGGAPRKVYQLTDDGREALHAKRQEWQTLRGALDALLIRALLRRTPTRRSA, encoded by the coding sequence GTGAACCCACTGAAATCCGGCACGCTCGACCTCGCCCTGCTCGCCGCCCTCCAGGACCAGCCGCGCTACGGCCTGGACATCCTGCGGCACGTCAACGAACGCAGCGGCGGCCTGTTTGACCTGCGCGAGGGCAGCCTCTACCCCGCCCTGCACCGCCTCGTGAAAGCCGGATGGATCGAGAGCGACTGGCAACCCAGCGACCGTGGCGGCGCGCCCCGCAAGGTCTACCAGCTCACCGACGACGGCCGCGAGGCCCTGCACGCCAAACGCCAGGAATGGCAGACGCTGCGCGGCGCGCTCGACGCCCTGCTGATCCGCGCCCTGCTGCGCCGCACCCCCACCCGGCGGTCCGCGTGA
- a CDS encoding VanW family protein yields MKRLLTTLTLALVASAHAADFKLILKDEASTIRKGELKTTPIVKSWAVPAASVKATRKVKRLSTTITPILDRMEQTINARNAKPAVFRNVSGSWVATDQTGWTLNRAATKANLLKAILAGKDTAQVVVKRAVPARSVKLLAKRGVLWHVATGQSSYAGSPDFREKNILVGASKLDNFFIAPGHEFNFNEEIGQIDASTGFVKGFVISGGTLTKEDGGGICQVSTTVFRALYQAGLPITERHEHSHRVKYYDPVGYEATVYAPSKNLRMKNDTGQHLFIQASWDTARETLRFDVFGANTGREVTVSRPVITDFKAPAEPSYSPDDRVAPGSRRLLDQPMQGMTSVIKRTIKVGGKTVSSDTLKSVYKPWGAVYGVNPADPRLKQ; encoded by the coding sequence GTGAAGCGTCTCCTGACCACCCTGACCCTCGCCCTGGTCGCCTCGGCGCACGCCGCCGACTTCAAACTGATCCTGAAAGACGAGGCCAGCACCATCCGCAAGGGTGAGCTGAAGACCACCCCCATCGTGAAATCCTGGGCGGTGCCCGCCGCCAGCGTCAAGGCGACCCGGAAGGTGAAGCGCCTCAGCACCACCATCACGCCCATCCTCGACCGGATGGAGCAGACCATCAACGCCCGCAACGCCAAGCCCGCCGTGTTCCGCAACGTCAGCGGCAGCTGGGTCGCCACCGACCAGACCGGCTGGACGCTGAACCGCGCCGCCACCAAGGCCAACCTCCTGAAAGCCATCCTGGCGGGCAAGGACACCGCGCAGGTCGTCGTCAAACGCGCCGTGCCCGCCCGCAGCGTGAAACTCCTCGCCAAACGCGGCGTCCTGTGGCACGTCGCGACCGGCCAGAGCAGTTACGCGGGCAGCCCGGACTTCCGCGAGAAGAACATCCTGGTAGGGGCCAGCAAACTGGATAACTTCTTCATCGCGCCCGGCCACGAATTCAACTTCAACGAGGAAATCGGGCAGATCGACGCCAGCACCGGCTTCGTCAAGGGCTTCGTGATCAGCGGCGGCACCCTGACCAAGGAGGACGGCGGCGGCATCTGCCAGGTCAGCACCACCGTCTTCCGCGCGCTGTACCAGGCGGGCCTGCCCATCACCGAGCGCCACGAGCACAGCCACCGCGTGAAGTACTACGACCCCGTCGGGTACGAGGCCACCGTGTATGCACCCAGCAAGAACCTGCGCATGAAGAACGACACCGGCCAGCACCTGTTCATCCAGGCCAGCTGGGATACCGCGCGCGAGACGCTGCGCTTCGACGTGTTCGGCGCGAACACCGGCCGCGAGGTCACGGTCAGTCGGCCGGTCATCACGGACTTCAAGGCGCCCGCCGAACCCAGTTACAGCCCCGACGACCGCGTGGCCCCCGGCAGTCGCCGCCTGCTCGACCAGCCCATGCAGGGCATGACCAGCGTCATCAAACGGACCATCAAGGTCGGCGGCAAGACCGTCAGCAGCGACACCCTGAAAAGCGTGTACAAACCCTGGGGCGCCGTGTACGGCGTGAACCCCGCCGACCCGCGCCTCAAGCAGTAA
- the purE gene encoding 5-(carboxyamino)imidazole ribonucleotide mutase, translating into MRAVNDLAVQAAPRVGVVMGSRSDFETMQGALDVLRDLGVPYEVRVLSAHRTPELLPTYGARAERLGFACIIAGAGGAAHLPGMLAAFTRVPVLGVPVQSRALSGQDSLLSIVQMPAGIPVATFAIGAAGAKNAALFAAAMLATTDETVRARLDAFRAAQTQAVLDDPFFDGHPQAGEA; encoded by the coding sequence ATGCGGGCCGTGAACGATCTTGCAGTCCAGGCCGCCCCCCGGGTGGGCGTCGTGATGGGAAGCCGCAGCGATTTCGAGACCATGCAGGGCGCGCTGGACGTCCTGCGGGACCTGGGCGTGCCGTACGAGGTGCGGGTGCTGTCCGCGCACCGCACGCCGGAACTGCTGCCCACGTACGGCGCGCGGGCCGAGCGCCTGGGTTTTGCGTGCATCATTGCCGGGGCGGGCGGCGCGGCGCACCTGCCGGGCATGCTGGCGGCGTTCACGCGCGTGCCGGTGCTGGGCGTGCCGGTGCAGTCCCGCGCCCTGAGCGGCCAGGACAGCCTGCTGAGCATCGTGCAGATGCCGGCCGGGATTCCCGTGGCGACCTTCGCGATCGGCGCGGCAGGCGCGAAGAACGCGGCGCTGTTCGCGGCGGCGATGCTCGCCACGACCGACGAAACGGTCCGCGCCCGTCTGGACGCCTTCCGCGCGGCGCAGACGCAGGCGGTGCTGGACGATCCCTTCTTCGACGGGCACCCGCAGGCGGGCGAGGCATGA
- the purK gene encoding 5-(carboxyamino)imidazole ribonucleotide synthase translates to MTAPGSGRTLGILGGGQLAQMLALAAIPLGVRVTVLEPDPQAPARLCARHLCAPYTDPAGLDELAACDAVTLEFENIPVEALAALEGRVPVRPAGSLLARSKHRAREKQALREAGATTAPFEVIEAEGDLHGALDRVGGRGILKTSELGYDGKGQARVNTDAELRAAWDDLGRVPCVLEGFVAFEREVSLGVARSPDGQVAFGPLVENVHRNGILRTSVYPAQVPGSTEVRARELARAVADAWNLEGLITLEFFVLPGGDLLVNEVAPRVHNSGHLTQDGGGISQFEAQVRAVLGLPLTDWAPLLPCAMVNVVGVDGPDGQPLTPDWAAIDALSGTRVHLYHKAHRHGRKVGHINLVAPDAQTLRERLASLEPLIP, encoded by the coding sequence ATGACCGCGCCGGGCAGCGGACGGACGCTGGGCATCCTGGGCGGCGGGCAGCTGGCGCAGATGCTGGCGCTGGCCGCCATTCCGCTGGGCGTGCGCGTGACGGTGCTGGAACCCGACCCGCAGGCCCCGGCGCGGCTGTGCGCCCGGCACCTGTGCGCGCCGTACACCGACCCGGCCGGGCTGGACGAACTGGCCGCGTGTGACGCCGTGACCCTGGAATTCGAGAACATCCCGGTCGAGGCGCTGGCCGCGCTGGAGGGCCGGGTGCCGGTGCGCCCGGCAGGGTCGCTGCTGGCCCGCAGCAAGCACCGCGCCCGCGAGAAACAGGCCCTGCGCGAGGCGGGGGCCACCACCGCACCTTTCGAGGTCATCGAGGCGGAAGGCGACCTGCACGGCGCCCTGGACCGCGTGGGCGGGCGCGGCATCCTGAAGACCAGCGAACTCGGGTACGACGGCAAGGGGCAGGCCCGCGTGAACACGGACGCCGAACTGCGCGCCGCCTGGGACGACCTGGGCCGCGTGCCGTGCGTGCTGGAGGGCTTCGTGGCTTTCGAGCGCGAGGTCAGCCTGGGCGTGGCCCGCAGCCCGGACGGGCAGGTGGCGTTCGGGCCGCTGGTGGAAAACGTCCACCGGAACGGCATCCTGCGCACCAGTGTGTACCCCGCGCAGGTGCCCGGCAGCACCGAAGTCCGCGCCCGTGAACTGGCCCGCGCCGTCGCGGACGCCTGGAACCTGGAGGGCCTGATCACCCTGGAATTCTTCGTGCTGCCCGGCGGCGACCTGCTGGTGAACGAGGTCGCGCCGCGCGTGCACAACAGCGGCCACCTCACGCAGGACGGCGGCGGGATCAGTCAGTTCGAGGCGCAGGTGCGGGCTGTGCTGGGCCTCCCCCTGACCGACTGGGCGCCGCTGCTGCCCTGCGCGATGGTGAACGTGGTCGGCGTGGACGGCCCGGACGGCCAGCCGCTGACGCCCGACTGGGCCGCCATCGACGCCCTGAGCGGCACGCGCGTGCACCTGTACCACAAGGCGCACCGGCACGGGCGGAAGGTGGGGCACATCAACCTCGTCGCGCCGGACGCGCAGACCCTGCGGGAGCGGCTGGCGAGCCTGGAACCCCTGATTCCCTAA
- a CDS encoding aldose 1-epimerase, with translation MTLRVERVSSPAFELEILPEMGASILNLRAASGRPVMRPVPLESVLTSSQCASFTLLPFSNRIRDARFVFGGQEVALRVNTDDGLAQHGDVRNRPWQLQERSDTHLRYGFDSRAFPDLNWPWAFTAQIEYRLHGPHFDTTLTLTNADDRDMPAGMGLHPYYVRVQDGVDATLQLGADLKYDTDERLLTVGGARPVRPDEDYRTPSPVGGRFIDGTYTAWDGLTRLDWGVRALTVTADNVYSHSVVFTAPDGSLALEPVSHATDAFNLAAQGVAGVDSRTLSPGQNLAGTVRVTLEGDW, from the coding sequence TTGACCCTGCGCGTCGAGCGGGTGTCCAGCCCCGCCTTCGAGCTGGAGATCCTGCCGGAGATGGGGGCCAGCATCCTGAACCTGCGGGCCGCGTCGGGCCGTCCGGTCATGCGGCCCGTGCCGCTGGAGTCGGTACTGACCAGCAGCCAGTGCGCGAGTTTCACGCTGCTGCCGTTCAGTAACCGCATCCGGGACGCGCGCTTCGTGTTCGGCGGGCAGGAGGTCGCGCTCCGCGTGAACACCGACGACGGTCTGGCGCAGCACGGCGACGTCCGGAACCGCCCGTGGCAGTTGCAGGAGCGTTCGGACACCCACCTGCGCTACGGCTTCGACAGCCGGGCCTTCCCGGACCTCAACTGGCCGTGGGCGTTCACGGCACAGATCGAGTACCGCCTGCACGGCCCGCACTTCGACACGACCCTGACCCTCACGAACGCCGACGACCGGGACATGCCGGCCGGGATGGGCCTGCACCCGTACTACGTGCGCGTGCAGGACGGTGTGGACGCCACCTTGCAGCTGGGCGCAGACCTGAAGTACGACACCGACGAACGCCTGCTGACCGTGGGCGGCGCGCGGCCCGTCCGTCCGGACGAGGACTACCGCACGCCCAGCCCGGTCGGCGGGCGCTTCATTGACGGCACGTACACGGCCTGGGACGGCCTGACCCGCCTGGACTGGGGAGTGCGGGCGCTGACGGTCACGGCCGACAACGTGTACTCGCACTCGGTGGTGTTCACCGCGCCGGACGGCAGCCTCGCGCTGGAACCCGTCTCGCACGCCACGGACGCCTTCAACCTCGCGGCGCAGGGCGTGGCCGGCGTGGACTCGCGCACCCTGTCGCCGGGGCAGAATCTGGCCGGGACGGTGCGCGTGACCCTGGAAGGCGACTGGTAA
- a CDS encoding nuclear transport factor 2 family protein, protein MTNDQQTTTQAFMAALQAAESTGDVSALLALHAPDVTLHNLTQQTWEGEAGARAFWETYLGNFEEIRSEFTHSHEADGLGVMEWTASGRLRGGHPVEYRGVSLIELSGGKVAAFRTYYDSAAFLVAPA, encoded by the coding sequence ATGACGAACGATCAGCAGACGACCACACAGGCTTTCATGGCCGCGTTGCAGGCGGCGGAATCGACGGGGGACGTGTCGGCCCTGCTGGCGCTGCACGCGCCGGACGTGACCCTGCACAACCTAACGCAGCAGACCTGGGAGGGTGAGGCGGGCGCGCGGGCGTTCTGGGAGACGTACCTGGGGAACTTCGAGGAGATCCGCAGCGAGTTCACGCACAGCCACGAGGCGGACGGGCTGGGCGTCATGGAGTGGACGGCGTCCGGGCGGCTCCGGGGCGGGCATCCGGTGGAGTACCGGGGGGTCAGCCTGATCGAACTGAGCGGCGGGAAGGTCGCAGCTTTCCGCACGTACTACGACAGCGCGGCGTTCCTGGTGGCACCGGCCTGA
- the rlmB gene encoding 23S rRNA (guanosine(2251)-2'-O)-methyltransferase RlmB, with protein sequence MLLYGRNPVLEALQDGRVSEVLVARGVEEAFVAQLKATGVRLRFAPRIELDQLAGTTQHQGVMAEVEDMTWAEVDDILALAEERGEDLLIVLLDGITDPRNFGAIIRSAEVLGAHGVVVEERRSAPLSPVVAKTAAGATSYLPVAQTKNLPRLIEQLKQENVWVYGAAGEAAEDVRRIDFSGKVALVIGAEGEGMRRLVREKCDALVSIPVRGRVQSLNASVAAGILLFEATRGRS encoded by the coding sequence ATGTTGCTGTACGGTCGGAATCCGGTTTTAGAGGCGCTTCAGGACGGTCGTGTGTCCGAGGTGCTGGTGGCGCGCGGGGTGGAGGAAGCGTTCGTGGCGCAGCTCAAGGCGACGGGCGTGCGTCTGCGCTTCGCGCCGCGTATCGAACTCGATCAGCTGGCGGGCACCACGCAGCACCAGGGCGTGATGGCCGAGGTCGAGGACATGACCTGGGCCGAGGTGGACGACATCCTGGCGCTGGCCGAGGAGCGCGGTGAGGACCTGCTGATCGTGCTGCTGGACGGCATCACGGACCCCCGGAATTTCGGGGCGATCATCCGCAGCGCGGAGGTGCTGGGCGCGCACGGCGTGGTCGTCGAGGAACGCCGCAGCGCACCGCTGTCGCCGGTCGTGGCGAAGACGGCGGCGGGGGCCACGAGTTACCTGCCAGTCGCGCAGACGAAGAACCTGCCGCGCCTGATCGAGCAGCTCAAGCAGGAGAACGTGTGGGTGTACGGCGCGGCGGGCGAGGCGGCCGAGGACGTGCGCCGCATCGATTTCAGCGGGAAGGTCGCGCTGGTGATCGGCGCGGAAGGCGAGGGCATGCGCCGGCTGGTCCGTGAGAAGTGCGACGCACTGGTCAGCATTCCGGTGCGCGGGCGGGTGCAGAGCCTGAACGCGTCGGTCGCGGCGGGCATCCTGCTGTTCGAGGCGACGCGGGGCCGGTCTTGA